The genomic window AGGAGCAGAAGGGTTAgaattagaaaaagaaatattaaaagtagcAAAGTCAGgtaatataagaataataggACCTAACTGTTTAGGTATTATGAATTCATATCATAATATGAATGCATCATTTGCAGATAATGAAATATTGAAAGGGCATTTTTCTTTACTATCACAAAGTGGTGCTATATGTTCGGCTGCATTAGATTTAGCACTTCAGCATAATATTGGTTTTTCCCATTTCATTTCAGTAGGTTCTATGTGTGATATTCAATTTTATGAACTAGTtgaatatcttttttatgatataaatacaaaatatatattattatatgtagaATCCATTGGTGATTTGAATAAATTTGTATCTGTATGTAAGAaagtatgtttatataagcctattattcttttaaaaagcGGTAAAACCGCTAAAGCAGCAGAAGCAGCCATTTCACATACGGGTTCTATGGTTGGAAATTATGAAATCTTTTATGCatctatgaaaaaattagGGGTTCTAGTTGCAGAAAATTTTGAAGAATTATTTCATAtgtgtaaaattttaaattgtaCAAAATATCCAGAAACTAATGAAATATGCGTAGTAACTAATGCAGGTGGACCAGGAGTACTCTTAGTAGATAATATTGTGAAAAATAATGGTATATTAtcaaatttaaatgaaaaattaaaaaaaaaattagacaCATTCTTACCAGAGTCATGGAGTAAATCTAATCCTGTAGATATACTAGGAGATGCATCGCcatcattatataaaaaaacgaTAGAAGCATTAATAAAAGATGgtcaatataaaaatattatactcTTATTATCACCTCAGAGTGTAACAGATCCTCTGAACACTGctaaagaaattattaaaattaaagatgATAAACACATGAAAGATAATGTTATACTGTTGTGCAATTATTTGGGAGGTACATCATTAGAAGAGTCTACCACCATACTCAACAAAAACAATTTGCCAACTTTCGTTTATCCTGAGCACTCAGCTCAAAACTTGCTAAAAATGCATGAAAATATTACTCACATACAGGGTTTATACGAAGAAATTCCCGACTTTTTAGCTGATTCGGACAAAAATTACTACATAAATGAGCTAATACGGGAGCAGTACTTGGGTAAAAGAGACCAAAATAGAGGAAATGTAAATGATCGCTTAGCTGGAGAAAACTCAGGTAGTAGGGGTTTGCAGGAAAGGATCCAAACGGCAGttgatataatatacaagTCCATAGAAAAAGAGCATTTCATCTTGAATGAATATGATTCAAAAATGATATTGCAAAGTTATGGCATACCAGTTGTAGgtactaaaatatttaaaacgCTTGATGATATAGAAAAATGTGAAAGCTTTTCTTTCCCATGTgcaatgaaaatatattcagATACTATAACACATAAGAAGGACATAGGAGGAGTTATACTGAACATTAGTAATAAGAAAGAATTAATAGaagcatataaaaaaatatatgacaatattaaaaagtataaccTAGAAAAAGAGTTTAAAGGGGTAACTATACAAAATATGGTAAACACAGATGACGGAATTGAATTAATTCTAGGTTATTACTTTGATAAACATTTTGGAcctgttttattatttggaTCTGGAGGTTCATATGTCGAAATATTTAAGGATAGTGTATTGTTGATACCTCCACTTACCTTTTCATATACGCATCATACAAttaaaaacacaaaaatatataatgccTTGTTAGGAAAATCGTctagatttaaaaaatgtgaaatgCCAAAACTTATAACtacaattataaaattctCACAACTTATTGCAGATTTGCTTCCTTACATAAATGAATGTGATATTAACCCGCTCTTTGTGTCTGGGGGTAATATCGTTGCACTCGACGCTAGGTTTACCTTACGAAAGGAGCTTGGTTCTAAAGCAGCGCATGTTAGCGGAAGTACAAGTGAAAGTACCATTAATTTTGATGCGTATGCAAAGGACTATCCTATCGATTTTGTGTTTTTCCCCTGTTCATCCGAGCACAATGAAGCAGTAACCACAGAGGATACAACAACATATATGCGCACGTGGGACGATTCCCATCCCATTATTAGATGTATTCACGCATATGATGTTAAATTAATTCTTAAGTTTCTTCAAAGAAATTACAAAGAATTATACCATAGTACCTTTTTCTTTACCagtatagaaaatataaaaacaaaattatttgcGTACGATTTGTGTAATTGTGATTacgatatatataatgtaattttgtatatatcaaaaaatgaaattaacgGATTGGTGAAagttgaaaaaagaaaagataatcattgttatatttatgcaaaggataaaaatatattcgcTCATTTAATACAGAAAATACATCTGCtttcaaaaattaacaaCACGCAAAAAATTCtgttatatttgaaaaatgaatcACCATATATAGAAGATTTGAAATCTATTGGTTATACATTAGATCATACACGAGAGGATTTGACATGTTACGTGTGCTCAGAATTGACCGCACTCTATTAATCCCCtctttttaagtaaaatttttgaGGATGCACCATGTAATTAGAATTCAAATTGGCATTCGCATTGACATTTACGTGAATATGCGTATTTTTGCCTCATCCCTTTTTTGAATAAGTT from Plasmodium malariae genome assembly, chromosome: 13 includes these protein-coding regions:
- the PmUG01_13022600 gene encoding succinyl-CoA ligase, putative; translation: MKVKKNIFISKNYYSVWLGYNKNVQQNAYFKNSLDYIFKPKSIGIIGATERKGSVGNSIVNNLLKGENNTYKLYYINSKGSKIYDRESYKSVKDIEDGNLDLAVIAVPRNHVLNVMKELKSKNVKGVVIITAGFKETGAEGLELEKEILKVAKSGNIRIIGPNCLGIMNSYHNMNASFADNEILKGHFSLLSQSGAICSAALDLALQHNIGFSHFISVGSMCDIQFYELVEYLFYDINTKYILLYVESIGDLNKFVSVCKKVCLYKPIILLKSGKTAKAAEAAISHTGSMVGNYEIFYASMKKLGVLVAENFEELFHMCKILNCTKYPETNEICVVTNAGGPGVLLVDNIVKNNGILSNLNEKLKKKLDTFLPESWSKSNPVDILGDASPSLYKKTIEALIKDGQYKNIILLLSPQSVTDPLNTAKEIIKIKDDKHMKDNVILLCNYLGGTSLEESTTILNKNNLPTFVYPEHSAQNLLKMHENITHIQGLYEEIPDFLADSDKNYYINELIREQYLGKRDQNRGNVNDRLAGENSGSRGLQERIQTAVDIIYKSIEKEHFILNEYDSKMILQSYGIPVVGTKIFKTLDDIEKCESFSFPCAMKIYSDTITHKKDIGGVILNISNKKELIEAYKKIYDNIKKYNLEKEFKGVTIQNMVNTDDGIELILGYYFDKHFGPVLLFGSGGSYVEIFKDSVLLIPPLTFSYTHHTIKNTKIYNALLGKSSRFKKCEMPKLITTIIKFSQLIADLLPYINECDINPLFVSGGNIVALDARFTLRKELGSKAAHVSGSTSESTINFDAYAKDYPIDFVFFPCSSEHNEAVTTEDTTTYMRTWDDSHPIIRCIHAYDVKLILKFLQRNYKELYHSTFFFTSIENIKTKLFAYDLCNCDYDIYNVILYISKNEINGLVKVEKRKDNHCYIYAKDKNIFAHLIQKIHLLSKINNTQKILLYLKNESPYIEDLKSIGYTLDHTREDLTCYVCSELTALY